From Amphiprion ocellaris isolate individual 3 ecotype Okinawa chromosome 10, ASM2253959v1, whole genome shotgun sequence, one genomic window encodes:
- the otol1a gene encoding otolin-1-A, whose protein sequence is MSSVHFVFLIFVALMAMLASGARTTRWPKPQSTKKPPRAGSSGGGGGGGFVRTTTTTTTSPSSSLHTDETTEIMMDAYSLSPTDSTTYPSDTYPTEFHTDAIAPPGNTHGNYTLDYNECFFNFCECCPPERGPLGPMGERGPPGPPGERGPVGLLGEKGEMGPRGPPGPAGLPGANGLNGDIGEKGDQGPVGLPGTPGIPGKPGEKGDPGPRGEKGERGFSGLKGDPGERGEPGLNGTKGSIGREGPMGPPGIAGTKGQKGEQGLTGECLPGEKGEKGDVGERGAPGLRGEMGPTGANGTGGARGERGEPGPPGGKGDTGARGPPGPPGGRGMAGVRGERGAKGGRGPRGPKGPPGESVEQVRSAFSVGLFPSRSFPPPGLPVKFDKVFYNGEGHWDPALNKFNVTYPGVYLFSYHITVRNRPVRAALVVNGIRKLRTRDSLYGQDIDQASNLALLQLSEGDQVWLETLRDWNGVYSSSEDDSTFSGFLLYPDSKNKPAAMENL, encoded by the exons ATGTCGTCCGTTCACTTTGTCTTCCTGATCTTTGTGGCACTGATGGCCATGCTGGCCTCTGGTGCCAGAACCACACGTTGGCCCAAACCACAGAGCACCAAGAAGCCCCCTCGAGCTGGGAGCAGTGGtggaggtgggggtggaggATTTGTACggaccaccaccaccacaaccacatCCCCTTCCAGCAGCCTGCACACAGACGAAACAACCGAGATCATGATGGATGCGTACTCCCTGTCCCCCACAGACAGCACCACCTACCCCAGCGACACTTACCCAACTGAGTTTCATACTGATGCCATAGCACCGCCTGGGAACACCCATGGAAACTATACTCTCGACTACAATGAATGCTTTTTCAACTTTTGCGAATGCTGTCCACCAGAAAGAGGCCCCTTAGGGCCCATGGGAGAGAGAGGGCCACCGGGGCCACCAGGAGAGAGGGGCCCTGTGG GGTTGCTTGGAGAAAAGGGAGAAATGGGGCCCAGAGGACCTCCAGGACCAGCAGGATTGCCTGGAGCCAATGGACTCAATGGCGACATAG GTGAAAAAGGGGATCAAGGACCTGTGGGTCTGCCTGGTACTCCTGGGATCCCGGGAAAACCTGGAGAAAAAG GTGATCCGGGGCCCCGAGGAGAAAAAGGTGAACGTGGCTTCAGTGGTCTGAAAGGGGACccaggagaaagaggagagccTGGCCTGAATGGGACTAAGGGCAGCATTGGGCGAGAGGGGCCTATGGGTCCCCCAGGGATTGCTGGGACAAAGGGTCAGAAAGGTGAACAAGGACTTACAGGCGAGTGTTTACCGGGTGAGAAAGGAGAGAAAGGTGACGTGGGTGAGCGAGGGGCCCCTGGTCTGAGAGGTGAGATGGGCCCGACAGGAGCAAATGGAACTGGTGGTGCaaggggagagaggggggagcCAGGGCCTCCAGGAGGGAAGGGGGATACTGGGGCTAGGGGGCCCCCAGGACCACCAGGTGGGAGGGGCATGGCAGGGGTGAGGGGGGAGAGGGGAGCTAAAGGTGGGCGTGGGCCTCGTGGTCCTAAAGGCCCTCCAGGTGAGAGTGTGGAGCAGGTCCGCTCTGCTTTCAGTGTGGGTTTGTTCCCCAGCAGGTCCTTCCCCCCGCCCGGCCTGCCTGTGAAGTTTGATAAGGTGTTTTACAACGGGGAGGGGCACTGGGACCCGGCACTCAATAAGTTCAACGTCACGTACCCAGGGGTCTACTTATTCAGTTATCACATCACTGTGCGCAACCGGCCTGTGCGTGCTGCCCTGGTGGTTAATGGGATACGGAAGCTGCGGACAAGAGACTCTCTGTACGGCCAGGACATCGATCAGGCGTCCAACCTcgctctgctgcagctcagcgAAGGTGACCAGGTGTGGCTGGAGACACTGAGAGACTGGAACGGAGTTTACTCCAGCAGCGAGGACGACAGCACTTTCTCTGGCTTCCTGCTTTACCCGGACTCAAAGAACAAACCTGCCGCTATGGAAAACCTGTGA